A stretch of DNA from Halioglobus japonicus:
CCAGTGGTGCGCAACTTTATGTATCAGCAGCCCATGCCGGTAGACGGCTTCACGCTGGAGTTGCTGTCTCGCACCGACGATTGGCAGTTGCCGCAGGGTCTGCATGCGCTATATCCGGCCACGCCCCCGGCAACCGTTGATGCCTATCTACATGGTATGACAGAGCACGGCCTGCTGGTAATGGAGCACACCGAGGCCGCGCAACTGGACATGGAATATGAGGCTGCCTGGGCCTGGGATACGACGGCGGGTCTGTACCATTTCGGTATTCAGGATCCACCGTGGCTCGACCAGGATCAATCCGCCCAGTGGATGCATCATATCGCCGCCACCCAGCCAGCAATTCCCCAGTTCACCAGTAATGAAGGCCTCGAGCATGTTGCGCCGATGGCCCTGCCTGAAGTCGAAGGCGGCCTGCTCGCGACAATGAAGGCGCGGCGCAGTGTGCGCACTTTCCTCCCAGAGCCGGTCACTGCCAATGCACTGCGAGATTGTCTCTATGCAGGCATGGGCGTGACGGGATTTCTGGATACCCAGATTCCCGGTGAAGATCCGCATCTACCGCTGACGATGACGCCTTCGGGTGGGGCTCGCAATCCCTACGAGGCCTACGTGTATGTGCGCAATGTCGAAGGGCTGCAGCCCGGTATTTACCACTACAGTGCGCTTGATCACTCGCTGGGGCTGGTCGCGCCGCATCTGGCGGTGGATACCACGGCGCTATTCGCCCAGCAGGATTGGACGGAGACCGCAGCGTTCGCCATTTTACTCGTCGCAAATTTCGAGCGCAGCAGTTGGAAGTACCCCCATCCCAATGCGTATCGCGTTGTGCTGATGGAGGCCGGGCATATCGCCCAGAATATGTTGCTGGCTGCCACCGAACTCGGGCTCGATGCCGCGCCCACCGGGGCGGTATCCGACAGTGTTGCGCGGCAGTTGCTGGGTTTGAACAGGGTTCGCCAGGCGCTGGTATATGCGGTGTTTGTCGGCCATGGCGACCCGCAGGCGTTTGAGCGCACCCAGTTTACGCCCTTCGAACCGCGGGGCGTTGAGTCGGTCTAGAGAATAGGCAGGGGTAGTCCCGCCGTGGTGCCGTTGGAGCGCCGGGCCAACTCGATGGCCGGCATGCCGGGCCGCGCCCAGATCGCGTGATAGCGCGGATGGCGGCGAATATCCTCAGGCATTTCGAGGCCGCCCTCTGACAGCACGTAGGGTAGGCTGCGGTTGGCAAAGAAGCGCTCGCCCTCGGCAATGCGTTCCAGCAGGTCAAGGGCTTCATCGAGTCGTCCGACGCGGGCGAGGATGGCGGCATCCAGCGTGAACAGGGTGCTCACCTCGCGATCTGAGAAGTCCGCTTTCTCCCAGAATGCCTGACCTGAATCCTGCCCCAGTACCCG
This window harbors:
- a CDS encoding SagB/ThcOx family dehydrogenase, with translation MYQQPMPVDGFTLELLSRTDDWQLPQGLHALYPATPPATVDAYLHGMTEHGLLVMEHTEAAQLDMEYEAAWAWDTTAGLYHFGIQDPPWLDQDQSAQWMHHIAATQPAIPQFTSNEGLEHVAPMALPEVEGGLLATMKARRSVRTFLPEPVTANALRDCLYAGMGVTGFLDTQIPGEDPHLPLTMTPSGGARNPYEAYVYVRNVEGLQPGIYHYSALDHSLGLVAPHLAVDTTALFAQQDWTETAAFAILLVANFERSSWKYPHPNAYRVVLMEAGHIAQNMLLAATELGLDAAPTGAVSDSVARQLLGLNRVRQALVYAVFVGHGDPQAFERTQFTPFEPRGVESV